One stretch of Rhizoctonia solani chromosome 8, complete sequence DNA includes these proteins:
- a CDS encoding Retrotransposable element Tf2 protein, which translates to MGAILSQRGEDNCLHPIAYMSKSFSGAKANYNTHDKELLAIIKALEEWRIFLEAMDKPVQVFTDHCNLEYWMQARTFNRQHARWRVFLSDFNFEIHYCPGKQSGKPDALSRRSDYTDTPQEPEIMLPAKVFANTSEEELEIVTEVRNKLREDPSLEPIIQFLTEDADNAPPSIRKAYRDYDWEEDLLWYQGKLVVPDSEPLKERLLKEFHDSPLAGHPRQQRMLELISRSYWWPGMKSSAKEWVECCPVCQANQRAHAPTIALKPLEVPPFPFHTISYNFITGFPKSNGYDAVLVVIDSFSKFGHFIPTSKKVTAKGLANLFISHVWKLHGLPVKTISDRGTTFTGKFLRALYQQLGVKPAFSLAYHPESDGQTERVNQFIEFYLRLYVAANHLDWATWLPLAEYAYNNAKHSATRRTPFELVYGRNPVMNPSNVPANVPEADLVADTLAREWKEAESALRLSKERMTRTTGTLPEYSIGKRVWLDGKNIELRTNSNKLDPKQLGPFKVTEKVSSHAYRLELPETLKIHNVFYVGLLSKAHESPSQPFPSRPPPETIEGEEEYEVEQIIDSKRQRGKWFYLIKWKGYGPEDNSWEPEELLEHSQEEIKHFNQARLKKARDSAKSL; encoded by the coding sequence cccatgacaaagagcttctggcaatcattaaagccctggaggaatggagaaTCTTCTTAGAAGCTATGGACAAACCAGTGCAGGTGTTCACGGACCATTGCAACcttgaatattggatgcaggcaagaaccTTTAACCGGCAACATGCTAGATGGCgtgtattcctgagcgatttcaattttgaaatacattattgcccaggaaaacaatcaggaaagcctgACGCCTTATCCAGGAGGTCAGACTACACAGACACGCCCCAGGAACCAGAGATTATGCTACCAgccaaggtatttgccaatacatcagaagaggaactcgagattgtcacagaagtcCGGAATAAACTAAGGGAGGACCCATCCctagaacccatcatccaattcctgacagaagacgCTGACAACGCACCCCCCTCTATCCGGAAGGCCTACCGAgactatgactgggaggaagacctccTATGGTACCAAGGGAAACTAGTAGTTccagactcagaaccccTGAAGGAGCGACTGCTAaaggaattccatgactccccactGGCAGGCCACCCCAGACAACAAAGAATGCTTGAACTGATCAGCAGGTCTTACTGGTGGCCCGGTATGAAGTCctcagccaaggaatgggttgaatgctgtccagtatgccaagccaaccaacgaGCTCACGCACCTaccattgcccttaaacCCCTAGAGGTTCCCCCATTCcctttccacaccatctcatACAATTTCATCACGGGGTTCCCTAAGTCAAATGGGTACGACGCAGTACTAGTGgtcattgactccttttCAAAGTTTggacacttcatcccaacctcaaAAAAGGTCACGGCCAAGGGCCTTGCCAACTTGTTCATCAGCCATGTCTGGAAACTACACGGATTGCCAGTCAAGACCATCTCAGACCGTGGAACGAcgttcacaggaaaattcctaaGAGCTCTGTATCAACAACTTGGGGTAAAACcagccttctccttggcttaccacccagaatcagatggccaaacagagagGGTTAATCAGTTCATagaattctacctcagattGTATGTTGCCGCCAACCATTTGGACTGGGCTACCTGGCTGCCATTAGCGGAGTATGCCTACAATAACGCAAAGCACTCTGCAACCAGAAGAACcccttttgaattggtctatggaagaaatcctgTCATGAATCCATCCAACGTCCCTGCAAATGTCCCAGAGGCAGACCTTGTAGCTGATACCTTGGCCcgagaatggaaggaagcagagtCAGCACTTAGATTGTCAAAAGAACGCATGACCAGGACAACAGGGACACTACCGGAATACTCCATAGGCAAGAgagtctggctagatgggaAGAACATAGAACTCAggacaaactccaacaagctaGATCCCAAACAACTAGGCCCATTCAAGGTTACAGAGAAAGTATCCAGCCATGCCTACCGTCTGGAACTCCCtgaaaccctgaaaatccacaatgtattctatgtAGGGCTACTATCAAAGGCACACGAATCCCcaagccagccattcccaagccgtccccctcctgaaacaatagaaggggaagaagaatatgaagtggaacagatcattgactccaagcgTCAACGGGGAAAGTGGTTCtatctgatcaaatggaagggttacggtccagaagacaattcatgggaaccggaagagcTATtagaacacagccaggaagagatcaagcacttcaaccaagctagactcaagaaggctcgtgactccgccaagagcctttaa